CCATGCCCACGAACTGCTGGGGCGCCAGGAAACAAAACAGCTGATCGATCATTTAAAAGAATCGTATCCGGTGCTTGTCGACGATGTGACGCCGAATCCGTTGTCTGTCGGCGACGTGCAAAAAGTGCTCGCCAAGCTATTGAAAGAGAAAGTGTCGATCCGCAACTTGCCGCTCATTTTTGAGGCGCTTGCCGATTTTGCCCGCCTGACCAGCGACACCGATTTGTTGACGGAATACGTCCGCCAAGCGTTGGCGCGGCAAATCACCTCGCAGTACGCCGTGCCGGGCGAGCCGCTGCGCGTCATTACGCTGTCGGGCAGAGCGGAAAAAACGATCGCCGACGCCGTGCAGCAAACAGAGCATGGCCGCTATTTGGCGCTCGAGCCGGCGCGGGCGCAGGCGTTTGTGGAAGCGGTCGCCGCGGCGCTTGAACGCTATCCGTTCGCCGGCCAGACGCCGATTTTGCTCTGCTCCCCGGCGGTGCGCATGTACGTCCGCCAGCTGACCGAGCGCCATTTTCCGACTGTTCCGGTGCTGTCGTACAACGAGCTTGAAGCGGATGTCGAAGTTCAAAGCGTGGGGATGGTGGAAATCGAATGAAAGTGAAAAAATTTGTCGCCCCGTCCATGAACGAAGCGATGAAAATGGTTCGCGCCGAACTTGGCCGCGACGCCGTCATTTTGCACTCGAAAGTCGTGCAGACCGGCGGATTTTTCGGTCTGTTTGCGAAAAAAAAGATCGAAGTGTTGGCCGGCGTTGATCCGGATCCACTGCCGCCGCGTCAGCCGGATGCCGCCGCGTCTTTGACGCGTCAGCCGAGTGCCGCCGCGTCTTTGACGCGTCAGCCGAGTGCTGCGTCCTTTGCCCCTTTGCCGGCGGCCGAGCGGGAGGAAGACGGCTCGCTTGCCCGTGAGATCGAGGAAGTCAAGGCGCTCATCCGTCAGTTCAACGCCCGCTCGTCTTCGCTTTTGTATCCTCCGCCGCTTGCGGAAGCGGAACGGCGCCTCGTTCGGCAAGGGATGGCGGATGTGTACGTCCGCCAAGTGATGGATCGCCTGCTTGAACGGTGGTATGCCGACAAAGACAGCCGGTCGCCCGCTGCGGTCTCCGCCTGGACGAAAGAAGCGGTGCGCGATCTATTGTCGACGCTTCCGTTTGTCAAAACGGCGGAGCAAAAAAAGTATATGATTTTGCTTGGTCCGACCGGGGTTGGAAAAACGACGACGCTCGCCAAAATGGCAGGGCGCGCCGTCCTCGAGCAAGGGAAAAAAGTCGGGTTCATCACGGCCGACACGTACCGGATCGCCGCCATCGACCAACTGAAGACGTATGCCGACATTTTGCACGCTCCGTTGGAAGTATGCTACAATGCCGACGATTTTCGGACGGCGAAGCGGAAATTGGCCGGTTGCGATCTCGTGTTCGTCGATACGGCTGGCCGCAACTTCCGCAACCCGCAATACGTGGATGAACTGCAGCAAACGCTCGAGTTTGACAGCGAAACGGAAACGTTTCTTGTATTCGCCGCCACGGGAAAGTATGACGATATGAAAATGATTTACAACCACTTTTCCCGCCTGCCGATCGATCGGCTGATCGTGACGAAGCTCGATGAGACGGACTCGTTTGGAACGATCGTCAATGTGTTGCTTGACAGCCGGCTTGCCGCCGCCTATTTCACGAACGGGCAAAATGTGCCGGACGACATGGTGGAAGCGTCCGCAGACCGGCTCGTTCATCTGCTGTTTGGGGCGGAGCGATGGTGAGCGATCAAGCAGAACGGCTGCGCTATGAGCTGGGCCGCCGGCGCCAGCCGGCGGCGGGGCCGCGGACCATCGCGGTGACGAGCGGGAAAGGCGGAGTCGGCAAGTCAAACCTTTCGCTCAATTTTTCGCTGTCGCTCTCGAAGCTCGGGTTTCGCGTCTTGCTGCTTGATATGGACATCGGCATGGGCAACATCGACATTTTGCTCGGCCAGTCGTCGCCATTGACGCTTTCGGATTGGTTTTCCGCGCGGTTGCCGCTTTCCGAGCTGGTAAAAAGCGGACCGGAGCATCTATCGTATATTGCTG
Above is a window of Geobacillus thermoleovorans DNA encoding:
- the flhF gene encoding flagellar biosynthesis protein FlhF yields the protein MKVKKFVAPSMNEAMKMVRAELGRDAVILHSKVVQTGGFFGLFAKKKIEVLAGVDPDPLPPRQPDAAASLTRQPSAAASLTRQPSAASFAPLPAAEREEDGSLAREIEEVKALIRQFNARSSSLLYPPPLAEAERRLVRQGMADVYVRQVMDRLLERWYADKDSRSPAAVSAWTKEAVRDLLSTLPFVKTAEQKKYMILLGPTGVGKTTTLAKMAGRAVLEQGKKVGFITADTYRIAAIDQLKTYADILHAPLEVCYNADDFRTAKRKLAGCDLVFVDTAGRNFRNPQYVDELQQTLEFDSETETFLVFAATGKYDDMKMIYNHFSRLPIDRLIVTKLDETDSFGTIVNVLLDSRLAAAYFTNGQNVPDDMVEASADRLVHLLFGAERW